DNA sequence from the Hyalangium ruber genome:
ATCGGCAGGTGCTCGGCGAGGTACTGCGAACCCAGCAGGCCCTGCTCCTCGGCGGCCACCGCGGCGAAGAGGATGGACCGACGGGGCGGCTGGGGCAGGGCCTGGAAGGCCCGGGCCACCGCGAGCATCGCCGCCACGCCGGAGGCATTGTCCAGGGCGCCGTTGTAGATGGCGTCCTCGCCCGGCTTCGCGTTGTCCCTCATCCCCAAATGGTCATGGTGCGCGGTGTAGAGGACGACTTCGCGCGACAGCCTGGGATCGCTTCCGGGCAACAGGCCCAGAACATTGGCGGTGGGCCGACGCCGCACCTGGTTCTGGAACTGCGTGGAGACCTTCACGCCCAGCGGCACCGGTCGGAACTCCCGCTTCTGCGCCGCGGCCCGAAGCGTGTCCAGGTTCTGCCCTCCCAGTTGGACGACGCGCCGGGTCGCCTCCTCCGTGGTCCATGCCTTCACCTGGAGGCTCGAGCCCGAAGTGGCGGGCAGCTCGAATTGCTCCCCCGTCCACGAGGTCTGCACCACCTGCCAGGGATAGCCGGCGCTCGGCGTGGTGTGGAGGATGATGGCGCCAGCGGCGCCCACCTTCGCGGCCTGCTCGTACTTGTAGTCCCAACGCCCGTACCGAAGCCGCGTCCGGCCCGCGAAGAGGTTCGGATCGTCCTCCGGATCGCTGTTGAGGATGAGGAGCGTCTTGCCCCGCAGGTCCATGCCCTTGAAGTCGTCCCAGCCGTACTCGGGGGCGACGATGCCGTAGCCCACGAAGACCAGCTCCGACTCCTGCAGCCGAACCTCGGAGTCCTGCACCCCGGCGACGGCGATGAACTCCTCGTGGAACTTCAGCTCGGCGCGTCCCGACGGAGTGCTGAACGCCAGCGTCTCCGGGTGACCGTTGAGGCCCACGAGCTCGAAGGACTGGAGGTACGTCCCATCGGAGCCCGCCGGCTTCAACCCGAGCACCTCGAACTGGGAGGCGATATACGTCTGCGCCAACGCATCCCCCCGCGTCCCCGGCCCTCGTCCTTCCAGGAGATCATGCGAGAGGAAGCGCACGTGCCCCCGAAGCACGTGCGCTTCGATGAGCTGTGCCGCCGTCTTCTCCGAGGAGGTGGTGAGCGGCACGCCCTGGGCCAACGCCGGAAAGCAGAGCAGGCAGAGGAGCAGAGCCCACGCGCGCATCATGGGCGAATCAGGCGGCCTCGGTGGCAGGGGCCGCCACCTTCCACGTGGTGCCAGCCGCCGTGTCCATGATCTCCACGCCCTTGGCCTTCAGCTCCGTGCGCAGCCGGTCCGCCTCCGCGAAGTTCTTCGCCTTACGGGCCTCGTTGCGCTCGGCGATCAGCCGATCCACCTCCGCCACGTCGATGCCTCGCTCCCGCACCGCCCGCTCGCGCCGCCGAAGCAGCCACTGCGCCGGCTCATCCTCGAAGAGCCCCAGCACCCCCGACACCTTGCGCACGTCCTCCCGCAGCGCCTGCAGCGTGCGGCCCACCAACGCCTTGTCCTTGACCGGTGGCTTGTCCGTCAGCTCGTTCATCAGCCCGAACAGGCCCGACAACGCCGCGAGTCCGTTCGGAGCGTTGAAGTCGTCGTCCATCGCCGCCTCGAACTCCTTGAGGAAGCGACCCGGCTCGCCGTGCAGCGGCCCCTTGCCGAAGTCCTTGCCCGCCACGCGCTCGTCCACCTTGCGCAGCGTCTCGTAGAAGTACTCCATGCGGTACTCGGCATCCGCGATCGCCTTGTCCGCGAAGTTCAGCGGGTGCCGGTAGTGCGTCGACAGGAAGAAGAAGCGCAGCGCCTCCGCGTCCACCTTCGTCAGCGCGTCCCTCAGGCGCACCACGTTGCCGAGCGACTTCGACATCTTCGCGCCTTCGATGTCCAGGAAGCCGCAGTGCATCCAGTACTTCGAGAACTGCTTGCCGCTAGCGCCCTCGCTCTGGGCGATCTCGTTCTCGTGGTGGGGGAAGATCAGATCCAGCGCGCCCCCGTGGATGTCGAACGACTCGCCCAGGTACCGCGCGCTCATCGCCGAGCACTCGATGTGCCAGCCCGGTCGCCCCTTGCCCCACGGGCTGTCCCACGACGGCTCTCCCGGCTTGGCCGCCTTCCAAAGCGCGAAGTCCAGCGGCTCGCGCTTCTGGTCGCCGGGATGCACTCGCTCGCCCGCCCTCAAGTCATCCAGGTTGCGCTTGGACAGCTTCGCGTAGTCCGGATAGCGGCTCACCGCGAAGTACACGTCCCCCTGGGACTCGTACGCCACGCCCTTGTCCACCAGCTTCTGGATGATGGAGATGATCTCCGGGATGTGGTCGCTCACCTTCGGCGAGACGTCCGGCTCCACCATGTGCAGCGCCCGCGCGTCCTCCCGGAACGCCTCCACGAAGCGGGACGCCAGCGCCACCGGCTCCTCCCCCGTCTCGTGCGCCGCCTTGATGATCTTGTCGTCGACGTCCGTGTAGTTGCGCACGTACGTCACCCGGAAGCCCCGATACCTCAGATACCTCACCACCACATCGAAGGAGGTGAAGGTGCGAGCATTCCCGATATGTATGTAACTGTAGACCGTGGGACCGCAGACATAGACGCGAACAGCACCCGGTTCGGTGGGCTCCAGGGGCTCTTTCTGCATCGTCAGCGTGTTGAAGAGCGTGATCGACGGCTGCGCCAAGGCGAGGGTTCCTCTCATCAGTCAACGGACGGCAACAACTCTAGGCTCCTGAAGGTGGCACAGTCAGCCACCAATCTGGGAGAATGGTTCTTGGAATGGCCCCCTCCAACCCCAAGCGACCGCCTCGCCCTCCCCGCCCTCCGGGTGCGCCGTCGCCCAAGAAGCAGGAGGTGGAGCTGCCATTCGACGACGACGAGGTGGCGCCGCTGCAGGAGGATGATCCGCGTCCGCAGCGCGTGCCCCAGTTCCCCGCGGGCCCTCGCCGGTCCGCTCGCCGCGCGGGCGCTGGGCGGGATGCCCGGGGGGACCGCGAGCTCTCCACCCGGTTCGATGCCAACGAGTACTCGGATCCCGGCCACTCGCCCGCCTTCCTCTATGTGGAGCGCGGCCCCGGCCTGGGCCAGCTCATCCCGGTCAAGCAGGGGCCGCTCGTCATCGGTCGCGCGTCGGCGTGTGACTTGCGCCTCCAGCACCCGTCCATCAGCCGCCGCCATGCGCAGCTCATGCGGCAGGGCGAGCGCTTCGTGCTCCGGGATCTGGGCAGCCAGAACGGCACGTTCGTCAACCGGGTGAAGCTCACCGGAGATACCGATATCCGCGTCGGGGATGAGATCTCCCTGGGAAACGCTCTGATGAAGCTGCGGGGGCCGGGCAGCTCGTCGGACAAGGTGCCGCTGACCGCGCTGCCGGTCCACAAGAAGCCCGCGCGCATGGCCATGAGCCTCACGCGCGTGGCGCTCGTGGCGGCCGCCGTGGGCTCGGCGGTGGCGGCCCTGCTCACCCTCGCCTTCCTGAAGATCACCTCTCCGGAATCGGAGGGCACTGCTTCCACGGACAGTGCGTCGGGCGCTTACGTCCCGCCCCCCTCCGCCACGGAGGAAGAGCGCGCGGCGAGTGCGACCGAAGAAGAATCTCGCGCCGCCAGGCCGATCGTACCGCCTTCCAGCGCCAAGGCCTCGGGCCCCCGCGCCTCGTCGATCAGCGCGAAGTCCGCCGCCTCCCGGAAGGAGTCGGGTTCCCGCTCCAGCGCCCAGGGCACCAAGTCCTCCGCTGGAGAGGAGCGCGCGGACGTCATCTCCCTCTATGAGAAGGGAGACGTGGCCACGGCGCTGAGCCTTGCCCGGAGCGCCCAGCTCGAGTCACTCGCCTCGCGCATCACCGACTTCCAGAGCGCGCAGGAGGCGGGCCAGAAGGCCCTCAACGCTCGGGACACCGCCAGCGCCCTGCGGCACCTCTCCGCCGCCCTCGCCGTGGATCAGGAGCTGTCCCAGGGCTGGAGCGTCCAGGGTCGCAAGCTCCGCAAGCAACTGGGCCACCTCCACACCCTGACGGGGGTGGACCAGCAGAAAGCCGGGGACACGGGCGCCGCCCGAGAGTCGTTCAAGACGGCGCTGAAGTACGACCCGTCCAACGCGCGAGCCAAAAAGGAGCTTCAGCAGCTCGGCGGGCAACCGTAGCTCCCGGGGAATGAAGCTTCGCGACCCACTGTCCAGGTTCGGGGTCGCCGGCCTCCTTTCGGCCGAGGCATCGTGGTACGACCCCTGCGTCACTGAACAGAGGATGGCAGCGGCGGGCATGGGCCCTGCGCGGGTCCAGGCTCCAGCGGTGGCATCCTCGGTGGCGTGAGAGCGGGTGGACGTTGTCGCAAGCAACGAAGGCGAAGTTCCTGGAGGCTGGGCCCTTTCATCAAAATCTCAAGGCGCGGCTCGAAGAGACCTGTCAGGAGCTCGGCGTACGCTACCGGACGCGGCACAGCGTGGGCGCGGCACTGAAGAGTCAGGTGCGCTGGCTCAAGCGGATGGGGCAACCTGCCCTCGGAGGTGTGGCTTGAGCGACGAGACCCCGGAGAAGATTCGCTTCGGACGTTCGCAGAAGTTCCGGCTCTCCCAGAAGGGCACCGAGGCCGTGACGGAGTACAAGCTCATGCTCGAGAAGGCCCGCTCGGGCTCGGGGCGTGCCCAGTTCGACGCGGCTCGCGCCGCGTGGGGAGTCCCTTTCAACCTCACCGCCGAGGATGGGCTCTTCCTCGTGGAGTTCAGCGAGGGAGATCGGACGCTCCCGGAAGCTACACGCAACCTCGACGGCTGCGGCACCACAGCCAAGGAGGTCAAAGCGGCCGTCGAGCGGCTGCTGGCGTGCGGCATGCTCGAGGCGGTCGTCGCCCCGCCCCCTCCCGTCGCGCCTCCCCGCCGTTACTGGTGAGGGCCGCGCTGGCGACGAGAGGCCACCTGGCGTAGGCCTCGGGCAAGGAACAGCCCATTGGCGCCGATGAAGAGCACCAGGACCAGCGCCACCAGCACCCGCCCCCAGTCCTCCCACGGCCGCTGCCCTTCGATGACGATCCACAGCCGCCCCGCCACCGGCTGCACCTCGCCCTTCGAGCGCAGCAGCGCGAACGCCTCCTGGTAGCGCGGCGAATCCTCCTCCACCAGGAGCCTCCCCCGCACCGCGAAGGGCCGTTGATCCGGCTGCGGCGGGGGCTTGCCCTGCACCCAGTCCTCCCCCGGCAGCACCGGGCGGCGCACCACGAACGGGGACTCCTTGAGCCCCACCAGCACGTAGATGGCGCTCCCATCCCGCTCGTAGGCGCCGTGCGTGGTGGGGATGCCGTGGAGTTGGGCGTAACGGTTGGAGACCAGCGCCTCGTAGCGATAGTCCCCCTCCGCCCCCAGCGACAGCGGCGTGCGCGGCGTGAAGAAGTAGAGCAGCTCGAGCCGCTGCATCCACAAGAGCGCCACGCTCACCCCGATGGCCACCAGCGCCACCGGCAGCTTCACCGGGCTGCGCGAGCGCCGGGCCTGCCGGGCCTCCAGCTCCGCGATGCGCTGCTCCCGCTCCTCCCGAATGCGCTGTTCTTCGGACATGAAAAAGCCCCGGGTTCCTCGAGGGGAGCCCGGGGCGGAGCATGCGCCAGCGGCGCGGTGCGTGCTAGGCGGCGATGTTGAAGATCTTCTTCAGGTCCGACTCGATCTCTTCCTCGGAGCAGTCCTTGGCCAGCGACAGCTCCTTGATGAGCAGCGAGCGCGCCGTGTCCAGCATCTTGCGCTCACCGAACGAGAGGTCCTTGTCGCCCTTCAGGAGGTAGAGGTCACGCAGCACCTCGGCGATCTCGAAGACGGAGCCCGTCTTGATCTTCTCCATGTACTCCCGGTAGCGACGGTTCCACGTGGTGGAGTCGACCGAGATGTCCTTCTCCTTGAGGATGGAGTAGACCTGCTTGACGTCCTCCTCGCTGATGATCTCGCGAAGGCCAACCGAGCCGACCTTGTTGATTGGGATCATGATCCGCATCCCGTTCTCCAGGATGCGCAGCACATAGAAGGACTGGCGCTGCCCGGCCACCTCGGTGTGCTCGATGCCCATCACCTCGCCTACACCCTGTCCGGGGTAAACCGCCTTGTCACCAGTCTTGAAGCTGGTCTGCACTCGTTACCGCCTCCTTGAATGATCCGGCTCCGGCCACGAAGCACGGCATGACTACCACAAACCACACCAATCAGCAACATTTCCCCTGCCGAGACCTTGACCGCTCCTGAACGAGCCGACTACGGTGTCGGATTTCGTGTGTGCCCCCCTCCGCTGTGGGTGGGGTGCTGGGGACAGGACGGGCGGGGTGGGGTGTGGATCGATATGCGTGGCGCGACCTCGGCTCGCGACCTCTATTCTTTCCTGCACTGAGTGTGATGCTTGGCGCTACTGCTAGCGCCGAAGGAACGGGCACCCTCAGCGGGAAATTCCTGATCATCGCGGCTCTCCTGGGTACGGCCGGCCTGGCGCTTGCTCGCCTGCCTGGTGTCCATCTCGGGGTGTTGTTCGCGCTGGGAGCCATGGGCGCGGGGCTCTCTGGACTCGAGGGCCGCGTGGAGGTGCCTCCCGAGCTGGCGCAAGGGGGCCCTGCCGTACTCGAGGGGGTGGTAGAGCGGGTGGATCCGTTCGAGGACTCCACGCGCCTGCAGCTCGCCGTGGCGCGGGCTGGGCGCACGGCGCACTCCACTGTCCCGGCGCGGTTCCGCGCGAGTGTGTATCTGCGCGGCGGGCCCTCGCTGCTGCCGGATCAGCGGGTGCGGGTGGAAGCCAAGCTCCAGCCCCTGGAGCCTCCCTCCAACCCTGGTGAGAAGAACTTCGCGGCGGCGCGGCGACGACAGGCGGTGGTCTTCAGTGGGAGTGTCATGGCGGGAAGGCTGCTGGTGCTCTCCCCTGCTCCCGCATGGCGGCGGTATGTGGCGAGGACCCAGCAGGGACTCTCGGACGCCGTGCGGAAGGTGGCTCCTTCGGAGGACTCCGCCGCGCTGTTCCTCACGCTCGCGGCGGGACAGCGGGCTTCGCTGGATGATGCGTTGGAGGAGGCGTTCTCTCGCAGCGGGCTGGCCCATGTGCTCAGCGTGAGTGGGTTGCATGTAGCGGCGCTCGCGCTGATGACACTTGCCTTGCTCAGGCGCTTGCTCGTTCGCGTAGGCGCGCGCTTCCGGGGGATGGATGCGCGCCGGGTCGCCGCGCCCGCCTCGGTGCCCTTCGTCTGGGCCTATGTCGTGTTCACCGGCAACCAGACTCCCGCAGTGCGCTCGGCGGTGATGGCCACCGTGGTGCTGCTGGGCCTGGCCCTGTGGCGGCGCGCGGAGGGGCTCAACAGCCTTGCCGCCGCAGCGATCGTGCTCGTCATCTGGACACCCTCCAGCGTCGCGGATCTGTCGCTGCAGCTGTCCTTCCTCGCCGTGTTGAGCCTGCTGCTGCTCACGCCCGCGCTGCGAGGGGCCTTTCCCATCGCGCCCCCCGAGCCGGGCGAGGAGCGCCGATGGGTGCGGATGGCCCGGAACGCGCGGGAGACCGTCCTGGAGACCTTCTGTGCCAGCGCGGCGGTGACGGTGGCGAGTGTGCCACTCGTGGCCAACACGTTCGGCCGCGCGAGCCTGGCGGGGCTCGTCTCCAACATCGTCTGTCTGCCGCTGTGCGGGCTGCTCACCGGGTTTGCCGCCGGGGGCGCGGCGCTCTTCACCGTCTCTCCGGTGCTGGCCACGCCGGTGCTGTGGGGTGGCGCCTGGGCCTCGGAGCTGCTGCTGGTCCTCACCCGCTTCTTCGCAGCCGTGCCGCTGGCCACGGTGGAGCTGCCTCCCTTCGGCGCGGGCCTCTCCGCGCTCTATGCCCTGGGGCTGGCGACGTGGGCGCTCGGGGTCGGCCGGTGGCGGTTGGGGGGCGTGCTCACGCCCCTGGCCGTGGCGGTGGCGCTCCTCGCACCGTGGCTCACGCCCCAGGCGCCCCTGCGCATCACCTTCCTCTCCGTGGGCCAGGGAGACGCGGTGGTCCTCAGCTCACGCGGGCAGCACGCGCTCGTGGACGGAGGTGGCGTTCCTCAGGGAGGAGACACGGGCACCCGCTTCGTCCTCCCCTTCTTGCGCCACGAACGCATCGACCGTCTGGCGCTCACCATCCTCTCCCACCCCCACCCGGATCACGCACTCGGGTTGATCTCCACGCTGGGACAGGTGCGCACGGAGCGACTGTGGCTCCCCGCCGGCAGCACGGACGGGCCCCTGTCTCGACAGCTCATCGCCGCGGCCCAGGGCGCCAAGGTGGAGGAGGTCCAGGTGGGCTCACCCGCCTTCGTGCTCGGCGAGGCGACCCTGGAGGTGCTGGGGCCTCCGCTGCCCGAGGATCGGGAGCTGATCGAGGGCGTGAATGACCGAAGCGTGGTGGTGCTCCTGCGTCACGGGGACGTCACCGTGCTGCTCACAGGGGACGTGGAAGAAGCGGGCGAGGAGTTGCTGCTCGATCGCGTGGGGCCGGTGACGGTGCTCAAGGCGCCCCACCACGGCTCGCGGACCTCCTCCACCGAGCCGTTCCTGGCGCGGACCCGCCCTCGGTATGTCGTCTTCTGTGTCGGCCGCCGCAACCGCTTCGGCTTCCCCCACCCGGAGGTCGTGGAGCGGTATCGAGCGCTGGGGAGTGAGTGCTTCCGAACGGATCTGAACGGTGCCGTCACCCTGGAGAGCGACGGCAAGGATGTCCGCCTGCATGGGTTCCTTCCGCGCGAGGAGCCTCACACTGGCCCCCCAGTTGCCCCGCTCGCCCACCATCCCCACCCTTGAGGAGATGATTTCAGACGATCTCGACCTGAGGCAGCTCACCGCGGAACTCAAGGCCTCGCTCGGACCTGGAGAGCCTGTTGGCTACCTTCGTGGCAAATCGCTGATGCGCGACATCCTCGTGGAGCGAAAGGGCTTCTCCGAGCTGGAGGCCGAGGAGCTCATCGACACCCTGGAGCTGCGCGGCTTCCTCCGCTTCCTGGGCGATCCCACCGAGCGCTCCGTCGCGGACTCTCATTGGGAGATCTCTCCGCACGCGTAGCCCGGAGCGCGCTCGCCCTACTCGAAGGCGAGCCAGCCGAAGCGCGGCAGTGCGTGGAAATCTCCGATGAAGAGCGGGGAGAAGGCCTGTCCTTCCACGTTCCTTCGCTCGACGTGCTCCAGCCGGTACAGGTTGAAGCGCCAGCGGTCTCCCTTCTTCGGCGGCACGTTGGGCACCTCCGCCAGCCGGGCGAAGGGGATCTGCATCTCCACCGTCCAGCCGTCGTCCCGGTCGGAGGGGTCGTCGAGCGTCCCTCGCACCTTCACCGCCGTCTTCATCCCCGAGTCCCAGCCCGTGTCCATTCCCTGGCGCCGGGCCGGGAAGTACGCGTCGAAGATGACGTTGTGCGGAGAGACCTGCAGCTCGTTGTACGTCCGCCCGTCCGCGTTGGCGTCGAGGAAGATCTCCACCACCTCCTGCTCGTAGATGGGGTCGTCTCGCTTGCGCAGCGTGCCCCAGACGTCCGGGTCCACCACCGCGAAGGCCACGTAGAGGTTCGCGTCGTCGTAGAGCAACCGCGCCTCGGTGCGCAGCGAGGCAGGCTGTCCGTCGAAGCTGCCGCGCAGCACCACCGACGGGGCCGTCTTCCAGGCTTCATCGCCGAGCTCCCCGTCGAGGACTGGCGGCTTCGTCGCACGGGAGACTTTGTACTCCGGTAGCTCGGGGGCACTGCCCAGCGTCGGCCCCAGCATTCGGTTCTGGCCGTCCTGGGCTCGCGGGTCGTCCACGGCGAGGCGCTCATCTCCCCTCCAGAAGCCGAGCACCACCCGGCTGGGTCCTCCCGGCATCGACACGGTGTGGACATCCTCGATGACCTTGCCCACGGGCCACGAGGCGAGCGGCGCCATGCCGTCCTGAATCTCGTGGTCGGCGTTCATGAGCATCTGCCCGGTGGCCGCATCGATGACATGAGCGAAGAAGCTGTAGCCCTGGGGCGGCGCGCGCTGCGCCTGGAAGTAGTGCGCCAGTCGCACGGGTTGGCCGGGCGCGGCCTGCGCGGGTGTCACCTGGGAGCCCAGGTACACCACCGCTCCTCCACCCAAGGTGGCCCCGCTGCGGAACGTGAGCTCCGCTGGCGCGGCGTCCAAGGTGCGCAGCTGCGTGGGGGGTGGCAGGCGCTGGGTGCGCGGCCGAGGTCCGGCCTGTTCGTCACGACAGGCGACGAGGCCCAGGGTCAGCGCTAGCAGAAGAGAGAGGAACGGGCGGGCAAGGTGCATCGGGCCGGGGAATCTAGCAGGGCACTCGGGAATCCCTGGGTTCCCGCCGCTGAGTCCCACCGTCTCGCGGCGGAGACGGTCCGTCCACGCCCGTGGATGGTCCGTGCGGAGCGTGCTGGGGAGCGCCCCGTAACCCCTTGAAAGTCGTGGGCTGGAGAGCCGGCATCCCGATTGCTCTGGCTGCTGGCCATGCGCTTCGAATTCGAGCACCTGGGCACCACCACTCCTTTTGAACTCGCGGAAGGACAGCACCTGCTTGGAGGGGGCGCCGAGGACCAGGTGCGGCTGGAGGGCCTTCCTCCGGGCTTCCTGTCCCTGTGCATCGAGGGCGTCCGGCTCACGGTGGCCGCCGCGCAGAACTTCACCGTCAACGATGTACACGTGCCCCGTGGCGTTCCTCGGCTGGTGCTCCCAGGAGAGGTGGTGGGGCTGCCCGAGCAGATGCGCCTCAAGGTCCTCCAGGCCCCTCACAGTGGCGAGCGCGGCGTGGGCACCATGGCCGTGCTCAAGAACCTGCTCACCGATGGCGCGGACCTGTCCTCCTCGCGCGCCGCCACCCTGACCTGTCTCACCGGACTGGACGTGGGCCGCACCTTCGTCCTGGCCGAGGCCCAGACGGACCTGGGCCGCGGGACGGGCGTGGACTTCCGCCTGCGCGACCGCGCCGTCTCGCGCTCCCACGCGCGCATCCTCCGCCAAGGCACCACGTTCACCGTCCTGGACCTGGGCAGCCCCAATGGGGTCTTCCGCAATGGCCAGCGGGTGAAGGGCTCCGCCGATCTCGCGGAGGGGGACGTCATCGAGTTGGGGAAGACGATCCTGCGCTTCCAGGCTCCCGTGGAAGTAGAGGAGCCCGCTCTGCTTCCCGAACCGGCCTTGGAGGCGCCCGCGGTGGAGCCCGAACCCACGCCTCGGGGAGAGTGGTGGTTCATCGGGCTCGGCGCGGCAACTGCCCTCGCGGGCGTGCTCGTCACCTACGCCCTGGTGGGCTGAAGCCTCAGGAGACCATCGGCGAGAGCCCCGCGCGCTCCACCAGCAGCGCCGCCAGCCGCCGATGGTGCTGGAAGAAGCTCGTGAAGTTGACGAAGCCGCCGTTGGTCCGGATGGCGTAGACCGTCACCGGGCCGGGCAGGACGTCCACCTTGTGGATCTCCTTGAAGGAGAAACGCCGGGTGCGAACCATGCCCCGATAGGTGATGCCCCGCGCATCCACCACGATGCGGGTGCGCGCGTAGTACGTCAGCGATACGCCAAAGAAGACGACGAAGAAGATCACCGCGAAGAAGGTCTTCGCCGGAACGTCATCGAAGCTCAGCAACAGGTACACCAGCACTGTCACCCAGAGGATACCGGCGGCTGCCATCAGCGCCGCCAGGACACGCCGAGGACGAAAAACCTGCCGAGTACCCGATGCGGAGTCGTGCCCGTCCATAAGGACACGCTAAGCACCCGGGGTGACATGCGCCACCGGATCGCCGGGAATTTCGCTGTGGCTTAACGCAGGCGCTCGGCGGTCTGGCGTGCCTCGGCCTGCAGGTCCGCTCGTACGTCCCGCGCGGTGGAGGTGGCATAGCGCTCGTAGCTGGTACGCGCCTCCGCGTTGCGGCCCAGCATCCGGTACGCCTCTCCCAACCCATAGAGTGGGGAGGCCATCTCCGGCGCCAGACGCAGGGAGTACTCGTAGTCCAGCGCGGCCTCGGCATAGCGCCGCAGGCCGATGTAGGCGCTGCCCCGGGCGGTGTAGGCCACCGAGAGCGTCGGCTCGAGCTGGATGGCCTGGGTGAGGCTCTGGAGCGCCCCCGCGTAGTCCCGGGCCTGGATGCGCTGCACGCCCTGCTCGTAGGCGCGGCGGGCCTGGGCGCGCGTCGTCTCCGCCACCGGGCCGAAGCCCGGCGCCACGCCCTGCGCCTGCGGAGAGCCACCCTGCTGCGCCAGCCGGGCCTGGGCCTTGGCCACGTTGTCCTGCGCGCTCTGGCGGATGGCGGCATCCGGGGTGAGCTGCGCCACACGGTTCCAGTGCTCGATGGCCCGCGCGTAGTAGCCCAGCACCGCCTCCGCGTTGCCCAGCTTGAACAGCGCCTCCACGTTGCCCGGATCCGCGTGCGTCGCGTCCAGGTAGGCAAACGTCGCCTCGCGGTAGCGGCGCTCCT
Encoded proteins:
- a CDS encoding PH domain-containing protein, whose amino-acid sequence is MDGHDSASGTRQVFRPRRVLAALMAAAGILWVTVLVYLLLSFDDVPAKTFFAVIFFVVFFGVSLTYYARTRIVVDARGITYRGMVRTRRFSFKEIHKVDVLPGPVTVYAIRTNGGFVNFTSFFQHHRRLAALLVERAGLSPMVS